Proteins encoded in a region of the Saccharothrix ecbatanensis genome:
- the whiA gene encoding DNA-binding protein WhiA encodes MAMTSAVKDELSRLAVSKTCCRRAEVASLLRFAGGLHIVGGRVVVEAELDLGSTARRLRREIHELYGHQSDVFTITSSGLRKGTRFVVRVVKDGEGLARQTGLLDPRGRPVRGLPAPVVSGGVCDAEAAWRGAFLAHGSLTEPGRSSSMEVTCPGPEAALALVGAARRMGIGSKSREVRGAERVVIRDGDAIGAMLTRLGAHDSVLAWEERRMRREVRATANRLANFDDANLRRSARAAVAAAARVQRALEILGAEAPDHLAAAGELRLAHRQASLEELGQLSEPQMTKDAVAGRIRRLLAMADKRAKELGMPDTESAVTADMLDAEV; translated from the coding sequence GTGGCGATGACGTCGGCGGTGAAAGACGAGCTGAGCAGGCTGGCCGTCTCGAAGACCTGCTGCCGCCGTGCGGAGGTCGCCTCCCTCCTGCGCTTCGCGGGCGGACTGCACATCGTCGGCGGCCGGGTGGTCGTCGAGGCGGAGCTGGACCTGGGCTCCACGGCGCGGCGGTTGCGGCGCGAGATCCACGAGCTGTACGGGCACCAGTCGGACGTGTTCACCATCACGTCCAGCGGCCTGCGCAAGGGCACCCGGTTCGTGGTGCGGGTGGTCAAGGACGGCGAAGGACTGGCCAGGCAGACCGGCCTGCTCGACCCGCGCGGACGACCGGTCCGCGGCCTGCCCGCCCCGGTGGTGTCGGGCGGTGTGTGCGACGCGGAGGCGGCGTGGCGCGGCGCGTTCCTGGCGCACGGCTCGCTGACAGAACCCGGTCGGTCGTCCTCGATGGAGGTGACGTGCCCGGGGCCGGAAGCGGCGTTGGCGCTGGTCGGCGCGGCACGGCGGATGGGCATCGGCTCCAAGTCGCGTGAGGTGCGCGGCGCGGAACGCGTGGTGATAAGGGATGGCGACGCCATCGGCGCGATGCTGACCAGGCTCGGCGCGCACGACAGCGTGCTGGCCTGGGAGGAACGCCGGATGCGCCGCGAGGTGCGTGCGACGGCGAACCGGCTGGCGAACTTCGACGACGCGAACCTGCGCCGGTCGGCACGTGCCGCGGTGGCGGCGGCGGCCAGGGTGCAGCGCGCGCTGGAGATCCTGGGCGCCGAGGCGCCGGACCACCTGGCCGCGGCGGGCGAGCTGCGGCTGGCGCACCGGCAGGCGTCGCTGGAGGAGCTGGGCCAGCTGTCCGAGCCGCAGATGACGAAGGACGCGGTGGCGGGCCGGATCCGGCGGCTGCTGGCGATGGCGGACAAGCGGGCGAAGGAGCTGGGCATGCCCGACACCGAGTCCGCCGTGACCGCGGACATGCTCGACGCCGAGGTCTGA
- a CDS encoding gluconeogenesis factor YvcK family protein, whose amino-acid sequence MSRRAVALGGGHGLHATLTALRRLTDDVTAVVTVADDGGSSGRLRRELGLLPPGDLRKAMVALAGTDESSALWSRLFQHRFGGTGALAGHAVGNLVLAGLLEQLGDPVAVLEEAGRLLGVRGRVLPMCTEPLSIEADVTGLDDDADVVRRIRGQVAIATTPGRVQRIRLNGPGGPGEAPRGCPQAVEAVLDADVVLLGPGSWFTSVLPHLLVPELHDALVRTSARKVVVLNLVPQPGETAGFSPELHLDVLCEHAPALRVDAVIADVGAVPVPDRLGRAAAALGAAAHLAPIAVAGAPDRHDPAALALSIERALAGPGDGTGGASSTTHQEDRASRGGEAPWR is encoded by the coding sequence GTGAGCCGGAGAGCGGTAGCGCTGGGCGGTGGGCACGGGCTGCACGCGACGCTCACCGCCCTGCGCAGGCTGACCGACGACGTGACGGCCGTGGTGACTGTCGCCGACGACGGCGGCTCCTCGGGACGGCTGCGCCGCGAACTCGGCCTGCTGCCGCCCGGTGACCTGCGCAAGGCGATGGTGGCGCTGGCCGGCACGGACGAGTCGAGCGCGCTGTGGTCGCGGCTGTTCCAACACCGGTTCGGAGGCACGGGCGCGCTCGCCGGGCACGCCGTGGGGAACCTGGTGCTGGCCGGCCTGCTGGAGCAGCTGGGCGACCCGGTCGCGGTGCTGGAGGAGGCCGGACGGCTGCTCGGCGTGCGCGGCCGGGTGCTGCCGATGTGCACCGAGCCGCTGTCGATCGAGGCCGACGTGACCGGGCTGGACGACGACGCCGACGTGGTGCGCCGGATCCGCGGCCAGGTCGCGATCGCCACCACGCCCGGCCGGGTGCAGCGCATCCGGCTGAACGGCCCCGGCGGTCCGGGGGAGGCCCCGCGCGGCTGCCCGCAGGCGGTCGAAGCGGTCCTGGACGCGGACGTCGTGCTGCTCGGACCGGGCTCGTGGTTCACCAGCGTGCTGCCCCACCTGCTCGTGCCGGAGCTGCACGACGCGTTGGTCCGCACGTCGGCGCGGAAGGTCGTGGTGCTCAACCTCGTCCCCCAACCGGGGGAAACCGCCGGGTTTTCACCGGAGCTCCACCTGGACGTGCTGTGCGAACACGCCCCGGCGTTGCGCGTGGACGCGGTGATCGCGGACGTCGGCGCGGTGCCCGTGCCGGACCGGCTGGGACGGGCCGCCGCAGCTCTCGGCGCTGCGGCGCACCTCGCGCCGATCGCGGTGGCGGGCGCGCCGGACCGTCACGATCCGGCCGCGCTGGCGTTGAGCATCGAGCGGGCGTTGGCCGGCCCTGGTGACGGGACCGGCGGGGCGTCGAGTACAACCCACCAGGAAGATCGTGCGAGCAGGGGAGGCGAGGCACCGTGGCGATGA
- the rapZ gene encoding RNase adapter RapZ produces the protein MEVAVVTGLSGAGRSTAAKCLEDLGWFVVDNLPPELISTMVELGAQARGAITRVAVVMDVRSRAFTEDLAAVIKDLDARGYKPKVLFLEATDDVLIRRFESVRRGHPLQADGRLADGIENERILLTPLREEADLVLDTSALSVHQLRAKIEDTFGTESAMRTRVTVLSFGYKYGLPMDADLVMDVRFLPNPFWIPELREQTGLDGEVRNYVLTQEGAEEFLDRYHELLRLIGAGYRREGKRYLTLAVGCTGGKHRSVAISEELAGRLASEDGMAVKVVHRDLGRE, from the coding sequence ATCGAAGTCGCGGTGGTGACGGGCCTCTCGGGGGCCGGCCGCAGCACTGCCGCGAAGTGCCTGGAAGACCTCGGGTGGTTCGTGGTGGACAACCTGCCGCCCGAGCTGATCTCGACCATGGTGGAACTGGGCGCGCAGGCCAGGGGCGCCATCACCAGGGTCGCGGTCGTGATGGACGTGCGCAGCCGCGCGTTCACCGAAGACCTGGCGGCGGTGATCAAGGACCTGGACGCGCGCGGCTACAAGCCGAAGGTGCTGTTCCTGGAGGCCACCGACGACGTGCTGATCCGCCGGTTCGAGTCGGTCCGGCGCGGCCACCCGTTGCAGGCGGACGGGCGGCTGGCCGACGGCATCGAGAACGAGCGGATCCTCCTCACGCCGCTGCGCGAGGAAGCCGACCTGGTGCTGGACACGTCGGCGCTGTCGGTGCACCAGCTGCGGGCCAAGATCGAGGACACGTTCGGCACCGAGTCGGCGATGCGCACCAGGGTCACGGTGCTGTCGTTCGGCTACAAGTACGGCCTGCCGATGGACGCCGACCTGGTGATGGACGTGCGGTTCCTGCCGAACCCGTTCTGGATCCCGGAGCTGCGCGAGCAGACCGGCCTGGACGGCGAGGTGCGCAACTACGTGCTCACCCAGGAAGGCGCCGAGGAGTTCCTGGACCGCTACCACGAGCTGCTGCGGCTCATCGGCGCCGGCTACCGGCGTGAGGGCAAGCGGTACCTGACGCTGGCGGTCGGCTGCACCGGCGGCAAGCACCGCAGCGTGGCCATCTCCGAGGAGTTGGCGGGCCGGCTGGCCAGCGAGGACGGCATGGCGGTCAAGGTGGTCCACCGGGACCTGGGACGCGAGTGA
- the uvrC gene encoding excinuclease ABC subunit UvrC, producing the protein MADPSTYRPATGTIPEAPGVYKFRDAGGRVVYVGKAKSLRQRLNSYFADVAGLHPRTRQMVTTAASVEWTVVGTEVEALQLEYNWIKEFDPRFNVRYRDDKSYPVLAVTLHEEFPRLHVYRGPRRKGVRYFGPYAHAWAIRETLDLLLRVFPARTCSAGVFKRHGQIGRPCLLGYIDKCSAPCVGRVDADEHRDIVEDFCDFLAGKTDSMVRRLEREMTAAAEELEFEKAARLRDDQAALKRALEKQAVVLGDGTDADVVAFAEDDLEVSVQVFHVRGGRVRGQRGWVVDKVDESGVAGLVDQFVTQFYGEQAESALAGGVEAAPVPREVLVPELPDDAEAVEKWLSALRKGKVALRVPQRGDKRALMETVERNAKEAFQQHKLRRAGDLTARSAALQELQEALGLDTAPLRIECTDISHVQGTDVVASLVVFEDGLARKSEYRRFAVREGAEQGDVGSIAEVVRRRFQAYLRENKNPAGPNPGIDPETGKPRKFAYAPNLLVVDGGAAQAQVASDVLAELGITDVAVVGLAKRLEEVWVPGEPDPVILPRTSEALYLLQRVRDEAHRFAIAYHRQKRSKRMTTSALDEVPGLGQSRKAALLKHFGSLKKLREASIDEISVVPGVGRRTAEAVRATLGAAGSGGPSTESTIRQGPAESTIGQRSTGSAIGQGSTESTIGQERT; encoded by the coding sequence GTGGCCGACCCGTCGACCTATCGCCCCGCGACAGGCACCATCCCCGAAGCCCCCGGCGTGTACAAGTTCCGCGACGCCGGCGGTCGCGTGGTGTACGTCGGCAAGGCCAAGAGCCTGCGCCAACGCCTCAACTCCTACTTCGCCGACGTCGCCGGCCTGCACCCGCGCACCCGCCAGATGGTGACCACCGCGGCGAGCGTCGAGTGGACCGTCGTCGGCACCGAGGTCGAGGCCCTCCAGCTCGAGTACAACTGGATCAAGGAGTTCGATCCGCGCTTCAACGTCCGCTACCGCGACGACAAGTCCTACCCGGTCCTCGCCGTGACGCTGCACGAGGAATTCCCCCGCCTGCACGTCTACCGCGGCCCGCGTCGCAAGGGCGTCCGCTACTTCGGCCCCTACGCGCACGCCTGGGCGATCCGCGAGACCCTCGACCTCCTCCTCCGCGTCTTCCCCGCCCGCACCTGCTCGGCCGGCGTGTTCAAGCGCCACGGACAGATCGGCCGCCCCTGCCTGCTCGGCTACATCGACAAGTGCTCCGCCCCCTGCGTCGGCCGGGTCGACGCGGACGAGCACCGCGACATCGTCGAGGACTTCTGCGACTTCCTGGCCGGCAAGACCGACTCGATGGTGCGCCGCCTCGAACGCGAGATGACGGCCGCCGCCGAGGAGCTCGAGTTCGAGAAGGCCGCCCGCCTCCGGGACGACCAGGCGGCCCTCAAGCGCGCCCTCGAAAAGCAGGCCGTCGTCCTCGGTGACGGCACGGACGCCGACGTGGTCGCCTTCGCGGAAGACGACCTGGAGGTCTCCGTCCAGGTCTTCCACGTGCGCGGCGGACGGGTGCGCGGTCAGCGCGGCTGGGTGGTCGACAAGGTGGACGAGTCGGGCGTGGCCGGTCTGGTCGACCAGTTCGTCACCCAGTTCTACGGCGAGCAGGCCGAGTCCGCCCTGGCCGGCGGCGTCGAGGCGGCGCCGGTGCCGCGCGAGGTGCTGGTGCCGGAGCTGCCGGACGACGCGGAGGCGGTCGAGAAGTGGCTGTCCGCGCTGCGCAAGGGCAAGGTCGCACTGAGAGTGCCGCAACGGGGTGACAAGCGCGCGCTCATGGAGACGGTCGAGCGCAACGCCAAGGAAGCGTTCCAACAGCACAAACTCCGCCGCGCGGGCGACCTGACGGCCCGTTCCGCGGCCCTGCAGGAGCTCCAGGAGGCCCTGGGCCTCGACACCGCGCCGCTGCGCATCGAGTGCACCGACATCAGCCACGTCCAGGGCACCGACGTGGTCGCGTCGCTGGTCGTGTTCGAGGACGGCCTCGCCCGCAAGTCCGAGTACCGCCGGTTCGCCGTCCGTGAAGGCGCCGAGCAGGGCGACGTCGGCTCCATCGCCGAGGTCGTGCGGCGGCGGTTCCAGGCGTACCTGCGGGAGAACAAGAACCCTGCCGGACCGAACCCGGGCATCGACCCGGAGACGGGCAAGCCGCGCAAGTTCGCCTACGCGCCGAACCTGCTCGTCGTGGACGGCGGCGCCGCGCAGGCGCAGGTAGCCTCCGACGTGCTGGCGGAGCTGGGCATCACCGATGTGGCGGTGGTCGGCCTGGCGAAGCGGCTGGAGGAGGTCTGGGTGCCCGGCGAGCCCGACCCGGTGATCCTGCCGCGCACCAGCGAGGCCCTGTACCTGTTGCAGCGGGTGCGCGACGAGGCGCACCGGTTCGCCATCGCCTACCACCGGCAGAAGCGGTCCAAGCGGATGACGACGTCGGCGCTGGACGAGGTGCCGGGTCTGGGCCAGTCGCGCAAAGCCGCGCTGCTGAAGCACTTCGGCTCGCTCAAGAAGTTGCGTGAGGCGAGCATCGACGAGATCAGCGTGGTGCCCGGTGTGGGCCGGCGCACCGCGGAGGCCGTGCGCGCGACGCTGGGCGCGGCCGGCAGTGGAGGCCCGTCGACGGAGTCGACGATCCGACAGGGGCCGGCGGAGTCGACAATCGGACAGCGGTCGACGGGGTCGGCGATCGGACAGGGGTCGACGGAGTCGACGATCGGACAGGAGCGAACGTGA
- a CDS encoding Rieske (2Fe-2S) protein, with the protein MEKTALSRRSMLCGVLVALAVPGGLAACGSETTPPDTGTAPADGTTPGSSGPAIIAALADVPDGGGMLAGNPSNSKPLVLVRTGETVKAYDATCPHQGTAVAPPEGGVITCPNHGSTFNASDGAVTKGPATKGLTEVPVKVEAGQIILA; encoded by the coding sequence GTGGAGAAGACAGCGCTGTCTCGCCGCTCGATGCTGTGCGGCGTGCTGGTCGCGCTGGCCGTCCCAGGCGGCCTGGCCGCTTGCGGCAGCGAGACCACACCGCCCGACACCGGCACCGCCCCGGCGGACGGCACCACCCCCGGCTCGTCCGGGCCCGCGATCATCGCCGCGCTGGCCGACGTGCCCGACGGCGGCGGCATGCTGGCCGGCAACCCGTCCAACAGCAAGCCGCTGGTGCTCGTGCGCACCGGTGAGACGGTCAAGGCCTACGACGCCACCTGCCCGCACCAGGGCACCGCCGTGGCGCCGCCCGAGGGCGGCGTGATCACGTGCCCGAACCACGGCAGCACGTTCAACGCGTCGGACGGCGCGGTGACGAAGGGCCCGGCCACCAAGGGCCTGACCGAGGTCCCGGTCAAGGTGGAAGCGGGCCAGATCATCCTGGCCTGA
- a CDS encoding Rieske (2Fe-2S) protein, whose protein sequence is MDRRTLLCGLLALTACGTGSPTRKPGVGSARPGDRVAALADVPVGSGALVDVGGDGQLLLVRPSESEVRAFHPACPHQGTTVNPPAAGVITCPTHRSAFDPASGAVLSGPSPRGLTEVAVAVSGPEVVLS, encoded by the coding sequence GTGGACCGACGGACTCTGCTGTGCGGCCTGCTCGCCCTGACCGCGTGCGGGACCGGGTCGCCCACCCGCAAACCCGGTGTCGGATCGGCCCGGCCGGGGGACCGGGTCGCCGCGCTCGCCGACGTGCCCGTGGGGTCCGGCGCGCTCGTCGACGTCGGCGGTGACGGCCAGTTGTTGCTGGTCAGGCCGTCGGAGTCGGAGGTGCGGGCGTTCCACCCGGCCTGCCCGCACCAGGGCACGACCGTCAACCCGCCCGCGGCCGGCGTCATCACGTGCCCCACGCACCGCAGCGCGTTCGACCCGGCGTCGGGAGCGGTGTTGTCCGGCCCGTCGCCGCGCGGGTTGACCGAGGTCGCGGTCGCCGTGTCCGGCCCCGAAGTGGTGCTTTCCTGA
- a CDS encoding helix-turn-helix domain-containing protein: protein MTAAFADRNMGALLAAYRHHPQHVSRVTQDRMASWLGISQAQLSRYETGENPIDRIDRLRHFARVLGVPADRLWFDRVGIPSQAGPDRGAPPDVLAAAWDASSIARSVEETARNDLAISRRAALSGAAAVAMGPALVEPLQRWLHPLQPLSKWSSSAAISEEELAALQRVADGLRGWGGRGGYGLARKAVLGQLEELAERLSRAPAGPTTERAFFIGAELSKVAASMSWDAGMHDAAQRYYVLGVRMAKAGKNDPFAALCLAAMARQMFDLGRPEDGLELVQLGQYGTRRTATPTLQALLLTREAWAYAQMGRVREFHRAVGEAQESFSQRRSGSDPWWLDTFDEAELEGVIGARMRDLAGHDPKQAPMAEQHIRRALSLRDPARVRNRAFDVIGLARTKMVAGEPEEACGLIQEVLPTAAGLASGRVVRKLQDFAKEAERHHDLAVVRDTREAIRGVRTA, encoded by the coding sequence ATGACTGCCGCATTCGCCGACCGGAACATGGGCGCCCTCCTCGCCGCCTACCGGCACCATCCCCAGCACGTCAGCCGCGTCACCCAAGACCGCATGGCGTCCTGGCTGGGGATATCCCAGGCACAGCTGTCGCGCTACGAGACCGGTGAGAACCCGATCGACCGGATCGACCGCCTGCGGCACTTCGCGCGGGTGCTCGGCGTCCCGGCCGACCGGCTGTGGTTCGACCGCGTCGGAATCCCAAGCCAGGCGGGCCCCGATCGCGGTGCCCCGCCCGATGTGCTCGCCGCGGCGTGGGACGCGTCGAGCATTGCCAGATCGGTCGAGGAGACGGCGAGGAACGACTTGGCGATCAGCAGACGAGCGGCGCTCAGCGGAGCTGCCGCGGTGGCGATGGGTCCCGCACTGGTCGAACCGCTCCAGCGGTGGCTCCACCCGTTACAGCCCCTGTCCAAGTGGTCGTCCAGCGCGGCGATCAGCGAGGAGGAGTTGGCCGCGTTGCAGCGCGTCGCCGACGGGCTGCGCGGGTGGGGCGGACGAGGCGGGTACGGGCTGGCGCGCAAGGCGGTGCTCGGGCAGTTGGAGGAACTGGCCGAGCGGCTGTCGCGTGCGCCGGCGGGCCCGACGACGGAACGTGCGTTCTTCATCGGGGCGGAGTTGTCCAAGGTCGCGGCGAGCATGTCGTGGGACGCGGGCATGCACGACGCGGCGCAGCGGTACTACGTGCTCGGCGTGCGCATGGCGAAGGCGGGCAAGAACGATCCGTTCGCCGCGCTGTGCCTGGCCGCGATGGCCCGGCAGATGTTCGACCTCGGCCGGCCCGAGGACGGGTTGGAGCTGGTCCAGCTGGGCCAGTACGGCACCAGGCGGACGGCCACGCCGACGTTACAGGCGCTCTTACTGACCCGTGAGGCGTGGGCGTACGCGCAGATGGGCCGGGTGCGGGAGTTCCACCGGGCGGTCGGCGAGGCGCAGGAGAGCTTCTCCCAGCGGCGGTCCGGTTCCGACCCGTGGTGGCTGGACACGTTCGACGAGGCGGAGCTGGAGGGGGTCATCGGCGCCCGGATGCGCGACCTGGCCGGGCACGACCCGAAGCAGGCGCCGATGGCCGAGCAGCACATCCGGCGGGCGTTGAGCCTGCGGGATCCGGCACGGGTGCGGAACAGGGCGTTCGACGTCATCGGGTTGGCCCGCACGAAGATGGTGGCGGGCGAGCCGGAGGAGGCGTGCGGGCTGATCCAGGAGGTGCTGCCGACGGCGGCGGGCCTGGCGTCCGGGCGGGTCGTGCGGAAGTTGCAGGACTTCGCCAAGGAGGCCGAGCGGCACCACGACCTGGCCGTGGTGCGCGACACCCGTGAAGCGATCCGCGGGGTCCGGACGGCCTAG
- a CDS encoding helix-turn-helix transcriptional regulator, producing MLETSARLLKLLSLLQVRRDWTGADLAERLRVDVRTVRRDVDKLRSLGYPVNAAPGVSGGYQLGAGAELPPLLLDDDEAVAVAVGLRTAANGTVAGIEETSVRALAKLEQVLPSRLRRRVNALQAHTIALPSRGVQVDAGTLTTIASACRDHQRLRFPYAGRDGDTRRHVEPLGMAHTGRRWYLVAWDVDKEDWRTFRVDRIEEEPTLGARFTPREPPAEDLASYVSRQLSVAPYQYEARLIMHAPYDVVAARTSYTSVHLERIDDERTLLTVGTSALDEVGPWIAMIGVEFEVEGPEELKQHLRALSERLLRASGAAGPRPGG from the coding sequence ATGCTGGAGACCTCGGCACGTCTGCTGAAACTGTTGTCGCTGTTGCAGGTGCGCCGCGACTGGACCGGCGCGGACCTGGCCGAACGGCTGCGGGTGGACGTCCGGACCGTGCGGCGGGACGTGGACAAGCTGCGCAGCCTCGGCTACCCGGTGAACGCCGCGCCCGGTGTGTCGGGCGGTTACCAGCTGGGCGCGGGCGCCGAGCTGCCGCCGTTGTTGCTGGACGACGACGAGGCGGTGGCGGTCGCCGTCGGGTTGCGGACGGCGGCGAACGGGACCGTGGCGGGCATCGAGGAGACGTCCGTGCGGGCGTTGGCGAAGCTGGAGCAGGTGCTGCCGTCCCGGTTGCGACGGCGGGTGAACGCGTTGCAGGCGCACACCATCGCGTTGCCCTCGCGCGGGGTCCAGGTGGACGCGGGCACGTTGACCACGATCGCGAGCGCGTGCCGGGACCACCAGCGGCTGCGTTTTCCGTACGCGGGGCGTGACGGGGACACTCGCCGCCACGTGGAGCCGTTGGGGATGGCCCACACCGGCCGGCGGTGGTACCTGGTGGCGTGGGACGTGGACAAGGAGGACTGGCGGACGTTCCGGGTGGACCGGATCGAGGAGGAGCCGACGCTGGGCGCCCGGTTCACGCCCAGGGAGCCCCCGGCGGAGGACCTGGCGTCGTACGTGTCGCGGCAGCTGTCCGTGGCGCCGTACCAGTACGAGGCCCGGTTGATCATGCACGCGCCTTACGACGTGGTCGCGGCGCGCACTTCGTACACCTCGGTGCACTTGGAGCGGATCGACGACGAGCGGACGTTGTTGACGGTCGGCACGTCCGCGCTGGACGAGGTCGGGCCTTGGATCGCGATGATCGGGGTCGAGTTCGAGGTGGAAGGGCCGGAGGAGCTGAAGCAGCACCTCCGGGCCTTGTCGGAACGTCTGCTCAGGGCGTCCGGCGCGGCTGGTCCTCGACCTGGAGGATGA
- a CDS encoding DUF7919 family protein: MTTYEDLTPYAYWRLEPEETEPTLNVGWLGRESRFEVGEPEPGLADALLTLARFHRVHVTRGWHGCELCGPGAPYPAREPFGDGEVALGSAEIRVPGADGVVYAAPNLLHHYVVRHHYRPPAAFVRAVLAEAEARARAWEETKRSLPVGTSVHGEIRSWSPLGLTFHLDGFPDLRGAVPLELYGPGRDDVEYRVPVDAVVVGHSDQERRIILQVEDQPRRTP, translated from the coding sequence ATGACAACGTACGAAGACCTGACTCCTTACGCCTACTGGCGCTTGGAACCGGAGGAGACGGAGCCGACGCTCAACGTCGGCTGGCTGGGCCGGGAGTCGCGGTTCGAGGTGGGTGAACCGGAACCCGGCCTGGCCGACGCCCTGCTGACGTTGGCCAGGTTCCACCGGGTCCACGTCACACGGGGTTGGCACGGGTGCGAGCTGTGCGGACCGGGCGCCCCGTATCCGGCGCGCGAGCCGTTCGGGGATGGCGAGGTCGCGCTGGGCAGCGCGGAGATCCGCGTGCCCGGGGCGGACGGTGTCGTCTACGCGGCGCCGAACCTGCTCCACCACTACGTCGTGCGGCACCACTACCGGCCACCGGCGGCGTTCGTCCGGGCGGTACTCGCGGAAGCCGAAGCGCGCGCCCGCGCGTGGGAGGAGACCAAGCGGTCCCTGCCCGTCGGCACGTCCGTGCACGGCGAGATCCGCAGCTGGTCCCCGCTGGGCCTCACGTTCCACCTCGACGGGTTCCCCGACCTGCGAGGCGCCGTTCCGCTCGAGCTGTACGGTCCGGGCCGGGACGACGTCGAGTACCGCGTGCCGGTCGACGCGGTGGTCGTCGGACACTCCGACCAGGAGCGGCGGATCATCCTCCAGGTCGAGGACCAGCCGCGCCGGACGCCCTGA
- a CDS encoding M28 family peptidase, with protein sequence MRRRSLLTGAAAVAGAVTLGLNPAARAQRPGASDVPDLALGDFPVVGRVRSRKAMEHLRALSDGIGQRIGGTESEHRARDYIASVLRGLKYDVTLQPFAVPDKYLSTLAVGPDTWNAAASRFGALGATATGPVVDLDNGATLPADLTGKVALLVNLPTGSTAVLDAVRLGAAAVLVGRVTVPPAGKTGAFSPTLTANVAVPVLGVAQVHVERLRAAGAVTVTVSTTHLAGLTSYNVIADRPATFPGQDDGVVMVTAHYDSVPGSPGANDDGSGTVLTLELARVLRHLPTHKALRFALWGSEEQGLLGSRYYVNQLSDADAARITGVFQNDMVATSHGPASAYWLLSVDGGDNATTAQVAAAAARLGYGAQVHGPVPRGSSDHVPFHERKIAAANFSWRGEAGPHQLEPLYHTPEDTIAQNVSPERLQISMELIGAAAYRLACTRG encoded by the coding sequence ATGCGCAGACGTTCACTCCTCACCGGTGCCGCGGCGGTGGCGGGAGCGGTCACGCTCGGCCTGAACCCGGCCGCACGGGCCCAGCGACCCGGCGCGTCCGACGTGCCCGACCTGGCTCTCGGTGACTTCCCCGTGGTGGGACGAGTGCGGTCGCGCAAGGCGATGGAGCACCTGCGGGCGCTCAGCGACGGGATCGGCCAGCGCATCGGCGGCACGGAGTCCGAGCACCGGGCCCGCGACTACATCGCCTCGGTGCTGCGTGGCCTGAAGTACGACGTGACGCTCCAGCCGTTCGCCGTGCCGGACAAATACCTGTCCACGCTGGCCGTCGGCCCGGACACCTGGAACGCCGCCGCTTCACGGTTCGGCGCACTCGGCGCGACCGCCACCGGACCCGTGGTGGACCTGGACAACGGCGCGACGCTGCCCGCCGACCTGACCGGGAAGGTCGCGCTGCTGGTGAACCTGCCGACCGGCTCGACCGCCGTGCTGGACGCGGTGCGGTTGGGCGCGGCGGCCGTGCTGGTGGGCCGGGTAACGGTCCCTCCGGCGGGTAAGACGGGTGCGTTCTCGCCGACGTTGACCGCGAACGTCGCCGTGCCGGTGCTGGGCGTCGCGCAGGTGCACGTCGAGCGGCTGCGTGCGGCCGGCGCCGTCACGGTGACCGTGTCCACCACCCACCTCGCGGGCCTGACCTCGTACAACGTCATCGCCGACCGGCCCGCGACGTTCCCCGGCCAGGACGACGGCGTGGTCATGGTGACCGCGCACTACGACAGCGTGCCCGGCTCGCCCGGCGCGAACGACGACGGCAGCGGCACGGTCCTGACCCTCGAACTGGCCCGCGTGCTGCGCCACCTGCCGACGCACAAGGCGCTGCGGTTCGCGCTGTGGGGTTCGGAGGAACAGGGCCTGCTCGGCTCCCGCTACTACGTCAACCAGCTGTCCGACGCCGACGCCGCGCGCATCACCGGCGTGTTCCAGAACGACATGGTCGCCACCAGCCACGGCCCCGCGTCCGCGTACTGGCTCCTGTCCGTGGACGGCGGCGACAACGCCACCACCGCACAGGTCGCCGCAGCCGCCGCCCGTCTCGGCTACGGCGCCCAGGTCCACGGCCCCGTGCCGCGCGGCAGCAGCGACCACGTGCCGTTCCACGAGCGCAAGATCGCCGCCGCGAACTTCAGTTGGCGCGGCGAGGCCGGTCCCCACCAGCTGGAACCGCTCTACCACACGCCCGAGGACACGATCGCGCAGAACGTGAGCCCGGAGCGCCTCCAGATCTCCATGGAGCTCATCGGCGCGGCCGCCTACCGTCTGGCCTGCACACGCGGCTGA
- a CDS encoding PH domain-containing protein, with the protein MRVAVAAEAVEFRPKRIRLVAVLSAVFLVAVFTVVGLLLGDTPTGVIFRTSDQVAMVCLGVLLAGGILLLARPRVRADAEGVEVRNVVTVHRFAWTDVLHVSFPDGASWARLELPDDEYVSIMAVQAVDRDHAVAAVRALRELHRAATP; encoded by the coding sequence GTGAGGGTCGCCGTGGCCGCCGAAGCCGTCGAGTTCCGCCCGAAGAGGATCCGGCTGGTCGCCGTGCTCAGCGCGGTGTTCCTGGTCGCGGTGTTCACCGTGGTCGGGCTGCTGCTGGGCGACACGCCGACCGGCGTGATCTTCCGGACCTCCGACCAGGTCGCGATGGTGTGCCTGGGCGTGCTGCTGGCGGGCGGCATCCTGCTGCTCGCCCGGCCGCGCGTCCGTGCCGACGCCGAGGGTGTCGAGGTGCGCAACGTGGTGACCGTGCACCGGTTCGCGTGGACCGACGTCCTGCACGTGTCGTTCCCCGACGGCGCCTCGTGGGCCCGCCTGGAACTGCCCGACGACGAGTACGTCTCGATCATGGCCGTGCAGGCCGTCGACCGCGACCACGCCGTGGCCGCAGTCCGCGCCCTCCGCGAACTCCACCGAGCCGCCACCCCGTGA